TCGCCATGCCGACGGAAGACCGGTAAGCTGGTTCGAAACCGATGACTACTTCTATTACGCAAAGGGCGTGGCCCATGTTATGTACGAAATACTGAAAGTAGTAAGGGTGGGATTTTACGAACAGCTCGTAACAATCGACGCCGTGGAAATCATGGACGAAATTCTCCACGAATTACACAGGGCGGAACAGATGGATCCATGGATTATCCTGGACGCAGATCTTGACGGCCTTTTTGCCAACCACAGGGCAAATCTTAACGCACCGCTCAGCGAGGCGGCGCACCTGATGACGATTATGAGCAGGTTTTAAAAACAGGTTCGTCCCGGGAGGTTACCAATGCATCACTACGAAACAATAATTGTTGAAAAGCAACCCAACAAGGTCACCACCGTTACACTGAACCGGCCTGAAAAGCTGAACACCTTTAATCTCACTCTGGCGAAAGAGCTTAACGAGATTCTCTGGACCCTTAACGATGATGCCGAAACGAGGGTTATTGTGATTAAAGGAGCAGGCAAGGCTTTCTGTGCGGGAATTGATGTGAGCGATTTCTTCGGCAAATCGACCACGGAATACAGAGAATGGATAGACTGGATGGAAAAGCCCCTTGTGACCATAAGTCGCATAGCCAAACCGGTGATTGCCCAGGTGCACGGGGTGGCTGCAGCTAACGGATGCGGCCTTGTCGCCGCCTGTGATCTTGCAATAGCCAGCGACGACGCACGTATGGGACTCACGGCAATAAATGTAGGTCTGAATTGTGTAGGGCCGGTGGTTGCCGTAAGGCGATCTCTCGGAAGAAAACGGGCGCTGGAAATGCTTCTTTTTGGAGAACTCATATCCTCAAAAGATGCCCTCGATATGGGTCTGATAAACAGAGTTGTCCCCAGAGAATCTCTGGACGAAGAAACTCAACAATGGGCAGCACGACTCGCAGAAAAAAGCCCACTTGCAGTTTATGTTGCCAAGACCGGATTCTACACGGCGGAGGACATGGACTACTACAGGGCCTTCGACTACATGAACGAGATATTCGCCAGGCTTTGCTCCACAGAAGACGCTCAGGAAGGTGTGAGGGCCTTTCTGGAAAAGAGAAAACCCGAGTGGAAGGAACGATAGCGCAGAGAACTCCCAGCTCTGTCGTCTCACATCTACTGAAGGCGGGCTACTCAATGAAGTATGTGATTCTGGGTACTGCAGGTCACATCGATCACGGTAAAACATCTCTCATTAGAGCCCTTACCGGCATTGACACCGATCGTCTTAAGGAAGAAAAGGAAAGAGGCATAACCATCGAATTGGGCTTTGCCCACTTTAACCTCCCAAACGGTATTAAGGTTGGCATAGTTGATGTTCCCGGGCACGAGAAGTTCGTCCACCACATGGTATCCGGGGCGACCGGCATGGACATGGTCGCCCTTTTGGTTGCGGCTGATGAAGGGGTTATGCCGCAAACCAGAGAACATCTGGATATCTGCCGCCTGCTGAATATAAGCCGTGGACTCGTAGTGCTTACCAAGATCGATCTTGTCGATGATCCAGACTGGCTGGAACTGGTAAAGGAAGACATCCGTGAAGCGGTGAAAGGAACCTTTCTTGAAGGTTCACCAATAGTCCCCGTTTCTGCAAAAACGGGGGAAGGATTACAGAAACTGGTCAAGGTTATTTCCGACATTGCCGTTAGCGTTCCCGAACGACCGTCATCGGGGCCTTTCAGGCTTCCCGTTGATAGAGTCTTCACAATGAAGGGATTTGGAACCGTGGTAACGGGAACAAGCAATACGGGAAGGCTGCACGTCGGCGACCCTTTGATGGTTTATCCGTCCAGGAGGCTCACCAGGGCTCGAAGCCTTCAGTCCCACGGTGAGCCTGTAGAGGAAGTGGGACCGGGAATGCGGACGGCCATCAACCTGCAGGGTCTCGAGAAATCGGAAGTACGGCGAGGCGACGTCGTTGCACCGCCGGACGCTCTGATCCCGACTAACCTCGTTGACGTGGAGCTTTTACTTCTTCCTTCGGCACCCAGGAAACTCAAGCATGGCGACAGAGTTCGCTTTCACACGGGTACGGTAGAAATAATTGCAACGGTGGCTCTACTGGGAACTGATCAGGTTAAACCGGGAGACTCCGCTTATGCCCAGCTAATTCTGGAGGAACCAACGGCCGTGCTGGCCGGAGACAGATTTATCGTTCGTTCTTACTCTCCGGTTATAACCATCGGAGGCGGTTCCATACTGAACCCGTTACCCAAAAAGCACAAACGGAAAGCCAGGTTAAGAGCGGCGGCTGAATTGCAATCTCTTGCATCGAGCACGCCTTCCGGGCGGATTCTGTGGCACATAAGATCATCGGATTATAAAGGCCTTACATACCGGGAACTTGGAGTCCGAACTGCCTGTTTCGGCGAAAGGCTACACTCTCTTATAGACCGGTTGGAAAAAGAGGGTGCAATCAAGATAATCGATAGAGAAAAGGGCCTTTTTATCGCTTCCGAAAATATATCTTCGGCAAAGAATATATGCCTTGAAAAGATCAGGGAATATCACGCCCGTCATCCGCTCAAGTCCGGCATTCCCAGAGAACTCCTTTATGCCGAGGTAAGTAGGGCATTACACCTTTCCACCGGTGTTTTTGCCTTCATAGTCGATGAGCTGGTGAACTCAGGGGATGTAATATTGGAAAACGACTTGGTCAGATTGAGAGGGCATTCTGCTGTGCTCACTCCTGAGCAGGAGAAAATCAGAGCGGCGATTGAAACCACTTACCTTGAAGCAGGGCTTCAACCGCCTTACTTTCGGGACATAGCAGACAAAATTCCCGGGACTCCGGAAGAAAAAAATGCCGTTTGTGAATGGATGATAAACGAAGGGGTGCTGATACGTGTAAAAGATGAGCTCATTTTCCACAGATTGGCAGTGGAGAACCTGAAAAACCAGCTTATATCATTTTTGAAGGATCGAGGTAAAATCTCAACGGGTGAATTTAAAGAACTTGCGGGAACAAGCAGAAAATACGCCATACCGCTTCTAGAGTACTTCGACCGTACAAAGGTAACCCTGAGAATTGGGGACGAACGCCAGCTTAGAAAAAACAGCACTTAGGAAAAATATGCTGCCCTTGACTGCGGCAGTTTTTAAAGTTGATCTGATACCGCTATACATGATATCTAAAAGCAAAGTGCTGATCTGACGGGTGATAACTCAGGTTAAAAGACAGGGGCTAAAGAGATGCTAAAACATCTGGTTTTTCTGAAGTTTCGTGATAATATTTCCGAATCTGATATAGAAAAGCTTGAAAGTATGCTTGATCGTCTGCCTTCTGTTATTCCCGAAATAAAGGGATACCTTTTCGGGCGAGATGTTGTTAAATCGGAACGATCTTATGATTTTGCCCTGGATTCTGATTTTGAAGATCTCGATGCGCTGAAGCGCTATCAGCAACATCCGGAACACCTGAAGGTTCTTGAACACGTAAAATCTATTTGTGAAAGCATATTGGCCGTGGATTTTTATTACGAGGGTTAACCAGGAAAAGGAGTGGAAGGCTATGTTCGGGAATAAGAGATTTCTGTCGATCTTTATGTTAGTTTCTTTGGCCTTCTTGAGCATTCCTGCTGTAAGCGGTGCTGTCAGTGTTTCTCCAGAGGAGATTACATTAACCGTGGAGGTTCCACCGGGCAGTGAGCCGGAAGAATTTTCGTACACCATAAGTGTTAGTGGAACGACCGATGAGACACAATACAGTGCCTCCGCCGACCAGGGCTGGATGTCTATTGATGAGCCTTCGGGTGACATTCCGGGAAGTTTTACCCTTACCATTACGGTCTCCCCAAACCTGCTTCCCGATGACGGCACGGTTACGGGTACGGTGACGGTTGCAAGTAACACTGGGTCAACTGATACTGTAACGGTCACATTGACGGTCATACACATAATTCAGGACAAACTGACGGTTAATCCTTCTGATATTACGCTTCGCATTACAAGAGCCAATCTTTCGCCTCAAACCTTCATTGCAGAAATAACAAACGCAAATTATGAACGTAATGATTTTAAATGGAGCGCCGAAACCGTATCATCCTGGCTCAGTGTGTCACCTAGCACCGGTGAAGGTGCATCAAGTGTTGTGGTAACCGTCGATCCCATATCGCTCGAAGCCGGTGAGTATGAAGGAACTATTACCTTCAGAAGCAATCTTCCCGTTTCAAATGTGGAAGATGCAGAAGCTACACTTACAGTGACGGTAATCGTGGAAGCTCCTAACGAGTTAACCGTGTTTCCTTCTTATCTATTCTGGAGTGTTGAAGTAGGAGAAGACGGAGCTCTGGCAGACTTTACCTCTCAGACGCTTCACGTGTA
This Thermodesulforhabdus norvegica DNA region includes the following protein-coding sequences:
- a CDS encoding enoyl-CoA hydratase/isomerase family protein; amino-acid sequence: MHHYETIIVEKQPNKVTTVTLNRPEKLNTFNLTLAKELNEILWTLNDDAETRVIVIKGAGKAFCAGIDVSDFFGKSTTEYREWIDWMEKPLVTISRIAKPVIAQVHGVAAANGCGLVAACDLAIASDDARMGLTAINVGLNCVGPVVAVRRSLGRKRALEMLLFGELISSKDALDMGLINRVVPRESLDEETQQWAARLAEKSPLAVYVAKTGFYTAEDMDYYRAFDYMNEIFARLCSTEDAQEGVRAFLEKRKPEWKER
- a CDS encoding Dabb family protein, producing the protein MLKHLVFLKFRDNISESDIEKLESMLDRLPSVIPEIKGYLFGRDVVKSERSYDFALDSDFEDLDALKRYQQHPEHLKVLEHVKSICESILAVDFYYEG
- the selB gene encoding selenocysteine-specific translation elongation factor: MEGTIAQRTPSSVVSHLLKAGYSMKYVILGTAGHIDHGKTSLIRALTGIDTDRLKEEKERGITIELGFAHFNLPNGIKVGIVDVPGHEKFVHHMVSGATGMDMVALLVAADEGVMPQTREHLDICRLLNISRGLVVLTKIDLVDDPDWLELVKEDIREAVKGTFLEGSPIVPVSAKTGEGLQKLVKVISDIAVSVPERPSSGPFRLPVDRVFTMKGFGTVVTGTSNTGRLHVGDPLMVYPSRRLTRARSLQSHGEPVEEVGPGMRTAINLQGLEKSEVRRGDVVAPPDALIPTNLVDVELLLLPSAPRKLKHGDRVRFHTGTVEIIATVALLGTDQVKPGDSAYAQLILEEPTAVLAGDRFIVRSYSPVITIGGGSILNPLPKKHKRKARLRAAAELQSLASSTPSGRILWHIRSSDYKGLTYRELGVRTACFGERLHSLIDRLEKEGAIKIIDREKGLFIASENISSAKNICLEKIREYHARHPLKSGIPRELLYAEVSRALHLSTGVFAFIVDELVNSGDVILENDLVRLRGHSAVLTPEQEKIRAAIETTYLEAGLQPPYFRDIADKIPGTPEEKNAVCEWMINEGVLIRVKDELIFHRLAVENLKNQLISFLKDRGKISTGEFKELAGTSRKYAIPLLEYFDRTKVTLRIGDERQLRKNST